Proteins from a genomic interval of Benincasa hispida cultivar B227 chromosome 7, ASM972705v1, whole genome shotgun sequence:
- the LOC120081851 gene encoding receptor protein kinase-like protein ZAR1, translating into MMMEKNLLFLLLIFHFQVAFRVLALSPDGLSLLSLKSAVDQSPDSSVFSDWNENDSTPCRWSGISCMNVSGDSRVVGIALSGKNLHGYIPSELGSLVYLRRLNLHNNNLYGSIPEQLFNATSLHSLFLYSNNLSGPFPPSICNIPRLQNLDLSNNSLAGPVPDELKNCKQLQRLILARNQFDGEIPSGVWSGMDNLIQLDLSSNDFSGSIPEDLGQLKTLSGTLNLSFNHLSGKIPKTLGDLPVTVSFDLRSNNLSGSIPQTGSFANQGPTAFLNNPELCGFPLQKSCENSERGSPGNPDSKPSYIAPRKGLSAGLIILISAADAAGVAFIGLVIVYIYWRRKDNSNGCSCTAKRKFGGNQKNSLCNFPCMNGNDKNEESEMEEPENSDRSREEGGLVAVDKGFTFELDELLRASAYVLGKSGLGIVYKVVLGNGIPVAVRRLGEGGEQRYKEFAAEVQAIGRVKHPNIVKLRAYYWAPDEKLLISDFISNGNLASALRGKNGQPSSILSWSTRLRIAKGTARGLAYLHECSPRKFVHGDIKPSNILLDNDFQPHISDFGLNRLISITGNNPSSSGGLIGGAFSYLKSVQTDRNNNYCAPEARAPGGRPTQKWDVYSFGVMVLELLTGKSPELSPNTSTSLEIPDLVRWVRKGFEEAKPLSELVDPALLQEVHAKKEVLAVFHVALSCTESDPEIRPRMKTVSESFDRIGSS; encoded by the exons ATGATGATGGAGAAGAATCTGTTGTTTCTCCTCTTGATTTTTCACTTTCAGGTTGCGTTTAGGGTTTTAGCCCTCTCACCTGACggtctctctcttctctctctcaaGTCGGCGGTCGACCAGTCGCCGGATTCCTCTGTCTTCTCCGATTGGAACGAGAATGACTCCACGCCTTGCCGATGGTCTGGCATTTCTTGCATGAATGTTTCCGGTGACTCGCGAGTCGTTGGAATTGCTCTCTCTGGTAAGAATCTCCATGGCTACATTCCTTCTGAACTCGGCTCGCTTGTCTATCTCCGGCGATTGAACCTCCATAACAACAATCTCTACGGCTCGATACCTGAGCAGTTGTTTAATGCTACCTCATTGCATAGCCTATTTCTCTACAGTAATAATCTCTCCGGTCCATTCCCTCCTTCGATCTGTAACATTCCGAGGCTTCAAAACCTCGATCTCTCTAACAATTCTCTCGCCGGACCAGTCCCCGACGAATTGAAGAATTGTAAGCAATTGCAGCGATTAATACTCGCTAGAAATCAATTCGACGGAGAAATACCGTCTGGTGTTTGGTCAGGGATGGATAATTTAATTCAACTCGATCTCTCATCCAACGATTTCAGCGGATCGATTCCGGAGGATCTAGGGCAACTGAAGACACTTTCCGGTACGCTCAACCTCTCCTTCAATCATTTATCAGGTAAAATCCCGAAAACTCTCGGAGATTTGCCGGTGACGGTGAGTTTCGACCTCCGGAGCAACAATTTAAGTGGAAGCATACCTCAGACAGGTTCTTTTGCGAATCAGGGACCGACTGCATTTCTCAATAATCCCGAGTTGTGTGGATTTCCTCTTCAGAAATCTTGTGAGAATTCAGAACGTGGCTCACCGGGAAATCCGGATTCTAAGCCATCTTACATTGCTCCTAGAAAAGGATTGAGCGCCGGATTAATCATTCTCATCTCCGCCGCCGACGCCGCCGGAGTAGCGTTCATCGGCCTGGTAATAGTATACATATATTGGCGACGGAAGGACAATTCGAACGGCTGTAGCTGTACGGCGAAAAGAAAATTCGGCGGGAATCAGAAAAACAGTCTCTGCAATTTTCCTTGTATGAATGGAAATGATAAGAACGAGGAGTCGGAAATGGAGGAACCAGAGAACAGTGACAGAAGCAGAGAGGAAGGAGGGCTTGTGGCCGTAGACAAAGGCTTTACGTTCGAGCTCGACGAGCTGCTGAGAGCGTCGGCATATGTGCTGGGAAAGAGTGGACTGGGAATTGTGTACAAAGTTGTCCTCGGAAATGGGATTCCGGTGGCTGTACGGCGGTTGGGGGAAGGCGGAGAACAGAGGTATAAGGAGTTCGCGGCGGAGGTACAGGCTATTGGAAGGGTAAAGCATCCGAATATTGTGAAATTGAGAGCTTATTATTGGGCGCCGGATGAGAAGCTTCTGATCAGTGATTTTATCTCCAATGGGAACTTGGCCTCTGCTCTTCGCG GGAAGAACGGGCAGCCATCTTCAATCCTTTCATGGTCAACAAGATTACGAATAGCCAAGGGAACCGCAAGAGGATTGGCCTATCTCCACGAGTGCAGCCCAAGAAAATTCGTCCATGGCGACATCAAGCCCTCCAACATTCTCCTCGACAACGATTTCCAGCCCCACATCTCCGACTTCGGCCTCAACCGCTTAATCAGCATCACCGGCAACAACCCCTCCTCCTCCGGCGGCCTCATCGGCGGCGCCTTCTCCTACCTCAAGTCCGTCCAAACCGACCGCAACAACAACTACTGCGCCCCAGAGGCCCGAGCCCCCGGCGGCCGCCCCACCCAAAAATGGGATGTCTATTCCTTCGGCGTCATGGTCCTCGAATTACTCACCGGAAAGTCGCCGGAGCTTTCTCCGAACACGTCGACTTCTTTGGAGATTCCAGATTTGGTGAGATGGGTTAGAAAAGGATTTGAAGAAGCAAAGCCATTGTCGGAGTTGGTTGATCCTGCTCTGTTACAAGAAGTACATGCTAAGAAAGAGGTGCTCGCCGTATTCCACGTGGCGCTATCTTGTACAGAGAGCGACCCGGAAATTCGGCCCAGAATGAAGACAGTGTCGGAGAGTTTCGATAGGATTGGATCATCGTGA